In Polyangiaceae bacterium, a genomic segment contains:
- a CDS encoding peroxiredoxin, which translates to MGLHIGSIAPDFEQDSSEGKIKFHDFIGNQWVILFSHPKDFTPVCTTELGRAANLKAEFDKRNVKMLAVSVDTVEDHKGWIGDIEETQNAKMNFPILADADKKVANLYDMIHAEWNDTLTVRSVFIIDNNKKIRAMITYPASTGRNFNEILRVIDSLQLTDTHKLATPADWTEGGDCVVSGALTTEEAKEKFGEVRELRPYLRMVKQPAR; encoded by the coding sequence ATGGGACTACACATCGGAAGCATCGCACCCGACTTCGAGCAGGACTCCAGCGAAGGCAAGATCAAGTTTCACGACTTCATCGGTAATCAGTGGGTGATTCTGTTTTCACACCCGAAGGACTTCACCCCGGTGTGTACGACAGAGCTCGGTCGCGCGGCGAACCTCAAGGCAGAGTTCGACAAGCGCAACGTGAAGATGCTCGCGGTGAGCGTGGACACGGTGGAGGACCACAAGGGCTGGATCGGTGACATCGAAGAGACGCAGAACGCGAAGATGAACTTCCCTATCCTCGCGGATGCGGACAAGAAGGTCGCGAACCTCTACGACATGATCCACGCGGAATGGAACGACACGCTCACGGTGCGCTCCGTCTTCATCATCGACAACAACAAGAAGATCCGCGCGATGATCACCTACCCCGCCAGCACGGGACGTAACTTCAACGAGATCCTGCGCGTGATCGACTCGCTGCAGCTCACGGACACGCACAAGCTCGCCACCCCCGCGGATTGGACCGAGGGCGGGGACTGCGTGGTCTCCGGTGCACTCACCACCGAAGAGGCGAAGGAAAAGTTCGGGGAGGTGCGCGAGCTGCGCCCCTACCTGCGCATGGTCAAGCAGCCGGCACGCTGA
- a CDS encoding serine/threonine protein kinase, whose protein sequence is MSEPASQRVVPPDDDILTCLEGETLKSSAFEGTSYRITKRIGAGGMSIAFLAVRRSPSGSAPVVLKVMRPFVMRQSARTGNLIVLKETVALGRLNEKVPPTPFVVRLIETGSSWVSFKNAPLELPWLALEYVHGGSEGTTLHERVHWSVQRTGYAFDPIRAKHAVECLAIGLDAIHEVGVVHRDLTPANVLCCGFGREEIFKIADFGIARPAGTGGFTFGGVPVGTPGYAAPEQVEMNNDLVGNQSDVFSLAAVTYRMLTGDDYFPSSSPIDAVLAARAEERRSITESRNLAPELAERPNACLAIDELLARATSHDPKVRPPTGAAFAAMLAPALRGDSSVSQRTTARRLKSIADGVSSTLFAGYNFIVRNQPGSDHVVRSVAWDGDGRCLAASNYGLAFWNGTNWENSPAQDLPVRDGVRFVRRVGAGRWLVGGDQATICEYSTSGVGTVLKGPDPKVSFTQASGEMTDLAVLVGERSGEPPLLYAIAGGHWLKPAQLTKAESVNALARIGPEEWLVVGRAKDGHGFAVRYRPTMWSVDKLSLPRVRAFLGCAGVIETGNGVVVGASGRTARTTDEEPWVSVVPGEPDLSAVALDVGGRAWATSPGQLWLQAGAPGSEWRPVWREDWRVPFVSVYADLGIVIAMTVDGAIVEGRDDG, encoded by the coding sequence GTGTCCGAACCTGCCTCCCAGCGCGTCGTCCCGCCGGACGATGACATCCTGACGTGCCTCGAAGGTGAGACCTTGAAGAGCTCGGCCTTCGAGGGCACGAGCTATCGCATCACCAAGCGCATTGGCGCGGGAGGCATGTCCATCGCGTTCCTTGCGGTGCGTCGTAGCCCTAGCGGCAGCGCTCCCGTGGTGCTCAAGGTGATGCGCCCGTTCGTGATGCGGCAGTCCGCGCGAACGGGCAACCTGATTGTCCTCAAGGAAACGGTGGCGCTCGGTCGCCTCAACGAGAAGGTGCCACCGACGCCCTTCGTCGTGCGGCTGATCGAAACTGGCAGCTCTTGGGTGAGCTTCAAGAACGCACCCCTCGAGTTGCCGTGGCTCGCGCTCGAATACGTTCATGGAGGGTCGGAGGGCACGACGTTGCACGAACGCGTGCATTGGTCCGTCCAGCGTACCGGTTATGCCTTCGACCCGATCCGCGCGAAGCACGCGGTGGAGTGCTTGGCGATCGGCCTGGATGCGATCCACGAAGTCGGTGTCGTGCATCGCGACCTCACCCCTGCAAACGTGTTGTGTTGCGGCTTCGGGCGCGAAGAGATTTTCAAGATCGCCGACTTCGGCATCGCGCGTCCCGCAGGGACCGGTGGCTTCACATTCGGTGGTGTCCCGGTGGGCACGCCCGGGTACGCCGCGCCCGAGCAAGTGGAGATGAACAACGACCTGGTGGGCAACCAGAGCGACGTCTTCAGCTTGGCCGCGGTGACGTACCGCATGCTCACGGGTGACGATTACTTCCCATCGTCGAGCCCCATCGACGCCGTGCTGGCTGCCCGCGCGGAAGAGCGACGTAGCATCACCGAGAGCCGCAACCTGGCCCCCGAGCTTGCGGAGCGTCCCAACGCTTGTCTCGCCATCGATGAGCTGCTTGCGCGCGCCACGAGTCACGACCCAAAGGTGCGTCCGCCAACGGGCGCAGCATTCGCTGCGATGCTCGCTCCAGCGCTGCGGGGGGACTCCTCGGTCAGCCAGCGCACGACGGCGCGGCGCCTGAAGAGCATCGCGGATGGCGTCTCGAGCACCCTCTTCGCCGGTTACAACTTCATCGTGCGTAACCAGCCGGGCTCGGACCATGTGGTGCGTTCCGTTGCCTGGGACGGCGACGGTCGTTGCCTTGCGGCAAGCAACTATGGCCTGGCGTTCTGGAACGGCACCAACTGGGAGAACTCCCCGGCCCAAGATCTGCCGGTGAGGGACGGCGTCCGCTTCGTGCGACGCGTCGGTGCGGGACGTTGGTTGGTGGGTGGCGACCAAGCCACCATCTGCGAGTATTCGACCAGCGGTGTGGGGACGGTGCTGAAAGGCCCTGACCCCAAGGTCAGCTTCACCCAGGCCAGTGGTGAGATGACCGATCTGGCCGTTTTGGTGGGGGAGAGGAGCGGCGAACCGCCGCTATTGTACGCCATCGCGGGGGGCCACTGGTTGAAGCCAGCCCAGCTGACGAAAGCGGAGAGCGTGAACGCGCTGGCTCGCATTGGCCCAGAGGAGTGGCTCGTCGTCGGCCGCGCAAAGGATGGTCACGGCTTTGCCGTGCGGTACCGACCGACGATGTGGAGCGTGGACAAGCTGTCCCTCCCGCGGGTGCGCGCCTTCCTGGGCTGCGCCGGCGTGATCGAGACTGGTAACGGCGTGGTAGTTGGCGCCAGTGGGCGCACCGCGCGTACCACCGATGAGGAGCCGTGGGTCAGCGTGGTGCCAGGCGAGCCGGATCTATCCGCCGTGGCACTAGACGTCGGCGGCCGCGCTTGGGCAACGAGCCCCGGCCAGCTCTGGCTCCAAGCGGGGGCGCCAGGCTCTGAGTGGCGCCCGGTTTGGCGCGAGGACTGGCGAGTGCCCTTCGTCAGCGTCTACGCCGACCTCGGCATCGTGATCGCCATGACCGTCGACGGTGCGATCGTCGAAGGCCGCGACGACGGGTAG
- a CDS encoding VWA domain-containing protein has product MRRLGQGSFGLLALAVVACGGSKAAEAPMAPSPMPAMESPATAGAPADDAAGDPGYAYGADSEEAPEAAAPPPASIAGAVAPSGGAVAAEPSRDRAEKRTSAADKTSRRPGGGLAQAGGVKAGEWDDNANYREFQRWIASQSGLGFDSVNVAKRRFIVVTDSQGKAVPGCKVSVTDSDQRSVQLKTQTSGRSLLFPAAEGLKGASLIATTNCQGSRAAQRFNLDQADGVVTLKLDRARKLAGTRTVDIAFVLDSTGSMSEEIASVKETIRAVAKQLDTGNVNVRIAMVDFKDRSDEYVTKVRRFTTDLGSFARSVESVQASGGGDTPESVNEGLNVALTKLDWSDQSVGRFAFLIGDAPPHLDYQDTSYSQSMKRANHDGIQIFTIAASGMDGLGQVVWRQIAQYTGGTNMFVLRGGAGPQSTGAGDAKSSCGGTHTNYASGNLDTLIVQKVQRELRALDSNPLRIAGLGQDERAKPCSERLVMAN; this is encoded by the coding sequence ATGCGACGACTCGGACAAGGCTCTTTTGGATTGTTGGCTCTGGCGGTGGTGGCGTGCGGTGGTTCCAAGGCCGCTGAAGCCCCCATGGCCCCCTCTCCCATGCCTGCAATGGAGAGCCCTGCTACAGCTGGGGCACCGGCGGATGACGCCGCTGGCGACCCTGGCTACGCCTACGGCGCTGACAGCGAGGAGGCGCCTGAAGCAGCCGCGCCTCCCCCCGCATCGATCGCCGGCGCAGTGGCCCCGAGCGGGGGCGCCGTGGCCGCGGAGCCGTCGCGAGACCGCGCGGAAAAGCGAACCAGCGCGGCCGACAAGACGAGCCGTCGCCCTGGCGGCGGCCTGGCGCAGGCAGGTGGTGTGAAGGCCGGAGAGTGGGACGACAACGCGAACTATCGCGAGTTCCAGCGCTGGATCGCCTCGCAGAGCGGTCTCGGTTTCGACTCAGTGAACGTTGCCAAGCGGCGCTTCATCGTGGTCACGGACAGCCAGGGCAAGGCAGTTCCCGGTTGCAAGGTGAGCGTGACGGATAGCGACCAACGAAGCGTTCAGCTGAAGACGCAGACGAGCGGACGCAGCTTGTTGTTCCCAGCCGCTGAAGGACTCAAGGGCGCCTCCCTCATCGCCACGACCAACTGTCAGGGCAGCCGGGCGGCTCAGCGCTTCAACTTGGACCAAGCCGACGGGGTCGTCACGCTGAAGCTCGACAGAGCTCGCAAGCTCGCCGGCACCCGCACCGTAGACATCGCGTTCGTGCTCGACAGCACGGGTTCGATGTCCGAAGAGATCGCCAGCGTCAAAGAGACTATCCGCGCGGTAGCGAAGCAACTGGATACGGGGAACGTCAACGTGCGCATCGCGATGGTCGACTTCAAGGACCGGTCCGATGAGTACGTGACCAAGGTTCGCCGCTTCACGACGGACCTCGGCTCCTTTGCTCGCAGCGTCGAGAGCGTACAGGCTAGCGGCGGTGGCGACACGCCGGAGTCAGTGAACGAAGGCCTCAACGTTGCATTGACCAAGCTCGACTGGAGCGATCAAAGCGTCGGCCGCTTCGCCTTCCTGATCGGCGATGCACCGCCTCACCTCGACTACCAGGACACGAGCTACTCCCAGAGCATGAAGCGGGCAAACCACGACGGCATCCAGATCTTCACGATCGCGGCGAGCGGCATGGACGGACTTGGCCAAGTGGTGTGGCGACAGATCGCTCAGTACACCGGCGGCACGAACATGTTCGTGCTCCGAGGCGGTGCGGGTCCGCAGTCGACCGGAGCCGGCGACGCAAAGAGCAGCTGCGGCGGTACGCACACCAACTACGCGAGCGGCAACCTGGACACGCTGATCGTACAGAAGGTGCAGCGCGAGCTGCGCGCCCTCGACTCGAACCCCCTACGCATTGCCGGATTGGGCCAAGACGAGCGCGCCAAGCCCTGCTCCGAGCGCCTAGTCATGGCCAACTAA
- a CDS encoding NAD(P)-dependent alcohol dehydrogenase has protein sequence MRAYSIESFGHAGLALGEHEAPRAGHGELVLQMLAASLNYRDLLMLKGKYDPRQKLPLIPLSDGVGRVIAIGEGVDGFSIGERVCPIFAQEWLAGEPTKARLRSTLGGPRHGTLCEQMRVPAGAVVRIPDSIPDAEAATLPCAGVTAYNALVTLGQLRGGDTVLVQGSGGVSVFALQIAKAMGATVIATTSSDEKAARLSELGADHVINYRTETRWGTKARSLAPGDGVDHVVEVGGSGTLEESLRAVRSGGHVAVIGILSGGKGEISLLPMLMNQVRLQGVMVGARETFEQFVRCVVANRIQPVVDEIMDFDAAPAAFKKLESGKHFGKVVIRIGA, from the coding sequence ATGCGCGCGTACTCAATCGAGTCCTTTGGTCACGCTGGTCTTGCGCTTGGCGAGCACGAGGCGCCACGAGCCGGGCACGGGGAGCTGGTGCTACAGATGCTCGCCGCGTCGCTGAACTATCGAGATCTGCTTATGCTGAAGGGGAAATACGACCCCAGGCAGAAGCTACCATTGATTCCCCTATCAGACGGCGTCGGCCGAGTGATCGCCATAGGCGAAGGCGTGGACGGCTTTTCCATCGGGGAACGCGTGTGTCCGATCTTTGCTCAAGAGTGGCTCGCCGGCGAGCCAACCAAGGCGCGCCTGCGCTCCACCCTTGGGGGACCGAGGCATGGTACCTTGTGCGAGCAAATGCGTGTGCCAGCCGGTGCCGTGGTCCGCATCCCGGACTCCATTCCCGACGCCGAAGCGGCAACTCTGCCGTGCGCGGGAGTAACCGCGTACAACGCGCTCGTGACGTTGGGTCAGCTACGGGGCGGGGACACGGTCCTGGTTCAGGGTAGCGGTGGCGTGAGTGTTTTCGCGCTCCAGATCGCAAAGGCGATGGGAGCGACCGTGATCGCAACCACGAGCAGCGACGAGAAGGCGGCGCGGCTGAGTGAACTTGGCGCGGACCACGTGATTAACTACCGCACGGAAACTCGTTGGGGAACGAAAGCGCGAAGCCTGGCCCCGGGCGATGGGGTCGACCACGTCGTCGAGGTCGGAGGCAGCGGCACACTAGAGGAATCGCTCAGGGCTGTTCGGTCGGGCGGGCACGTGGCAGTGATCGGCATCCTGAGCGGCGGCAAGGGCGAGATCTCCCTGCTGCCGATGCTCATGAATCAGGTACGGCTTCAGGGCGTGATGGTGGGCGCGAGAGAGACCTTCGAACAGTTCGTTCGATGCGTTGTAGCGAACAGGATTCAACCCGTTGTCGACGAGATCATGGACTTTGACGCCGCCCCCGCGGCCTTCAAGAAGCTCGAGTCGGGAAAGCACTTTGGCAAAGTCGTGATCCGCATCGGCGCCTGA
- a CDS encoding acetoacetate decarboxylase family protein: MELRPGNSPPTPYPKPPWDTSGRAVFLPYVTARRDLELPRGFEPVALRGRCMGLLAYVVYEPPSPLTYHELIWMPCMVQVRRNNRTIRGYFVSFMYVDDDTTLRAGRELWALPKTWANFEDSKGQVAVSADDGTQLRLEYASRLPTLPAKSRMATLQSSNDGVVQFRAEMSGKGRPCRASVSDFDSEQSGWRSFKSARRLGPMAVELTRFRSLMMAPNLLNIG, translated from the coding sequence GTGGAGCTCAGGCCAGGCAACTCTCCGCCCACGCCGTACCCCAAACCCCCGTGGGACACGAGCGGGCGGGCCGTCTTTTTGCCCTACGTGACGGCGCGCCGCGATCTAGAGTTGCCGCGCGGATTCGAACCAGTAGCGTTGCGAGGCCGCTGCATGGGGCTCTTGGCGTACGTGGTGTACGAGCCGCCATCCCCGCTCACCTATCATGAGCTGATTTGGATGCCCTGCATGGTGCAGGTGAGGCGCAATAACCGCACGATTCGCGGCTATTTCGTGAGTTTTATGTACGTTGACGACGACACCACCCTGCGCGCCGGCCGGGAGCTCTGGGCGTTGCCCAAGACGTGGGCAAACTTCGAGGATTCGAAGGGTCAGGTCGCGGTAAGCGCCGACGACGGCACGCAGTTGCGGCTCGAGTACGCATCGCGCCTGCCTACGTTGCCCGCGAAGAGCAGGATGGCGACGCTTCAGAGTTCGAACGATGGCGTGGTGCAGTTTCGCGCGGAAATGTCTGGGAAGGGCCGCCCTTGTCGTGCGTCAGTGTCCGATTTTGACTCCGAGCAGAGCGGCTGGCGTAGTTTCAAGAGCGCGCGTCGACTTGGGCCAATGGCGGTTGAGCTTACGCGCTTTCGTTCGCTGATGATGGCGCCAAATCTGCTGAATATCGGCTAA
- a CDS encoding trypsin-like peptidase domain-containing protein, translated as MSTIKARVWLLLWTVCVACGGGTPEPRQADDSAPKSDLTPKPGADPKAAQAIPESGRVSSEKLIERRASTALAPDSLDTVKSRSRPPKSSKEVYRVVAPATVIIRVPGGMGSGVIIDPAGWVLTNHHVVADGKQEDFQVKVEVILGSLSKDTGGMERDAKAHEALVYKVDKLRDIALLKIKDPPKKLPYVKLAKDKPVPGDQVVSLGHAGAGMLWAIKAGQVSALGKLSEHLATLASFSDDDKEVEQRFKQYLDKQNLGLVIQSSCEILPGDSGGPLVNSQGELVGLNAFSNKDGKTGGLLSFHVHLDEVKKFSAAYPPKPERLLPDPWREGGGDVALDDVDFDGNVDTMVLHGRQPCVFCPRESEAVFVDLDEDSFKGKSKLPKVEDIYEKQAFDAELMYLRVRSNSFIWYDTDNDGRFDLLLYDEGTNGGIDAAYDIDKDGDLKSAGVKRLGRAVRGSAFGDRGLAERMLRIAGIVFPSSFIESGGASESQLPDPMGNTGSGTRGDLNDDGTPDAVLLSSPFSARLLVDVDGNVAPRLSPSPTVEELRSPSITADFELAVVSQGDELWAWYDTDNDGRHDLVLHSPGSRVYVAASAWKIGASGGRTPAPEHVGRKLIRPALLQSPGLRSQFESMVQKGLLGILSAKGGDGIESFPDPISDHRGAGMSLLDIKGASKTAIAVNGQGSDGYLLDLDESTFRSTARKKIDIDKAIKDKKLDLELAYFQRNGYAWCFYDTKNKGFYDLVLYTSNPRGGKVEQAFRVEKGGAATLDATLVGKPLVQPGLLTGRSKSRLKKVAPEIFSSSMIGE; from the coding sequence ATGTCGACGATCAAGGCGAGGGTGTGGCTGCTGTTGTGGACCGTGTGTGTGGCTTGCGGAGGGGGCACTCCAGAGCCAAGGCAGGCTGACGATAGCGCGCCAAAATCGGACCTCACCCCCAAACCCGGAGCGGACCCCAAGGCTGCACAGGCGATTCCTGAGAGCGGCAGAGTTTCCAGCGAGAAATTAATCGAGCGGCGGGCATCCACCGCGCTCGCGCCGGACTCCCTCGACACCGTCAAGTCACGTTCTCGGCCACCCAAGTCGTCGAAGGAGGTGTACCGCGTGGTCGCTCCGGCCACGGTGATCATCCGCGTGCCCGGCGGAATGGGAAGCGGCGTGATCATCGACCCCGCAGGGTGGGTGCTCACGAACCACCACGTGGTGGCTGACGGAAAGCAGGAAGACTTTCAGGTGAAGGTGGAGGTCATCCTGGGTTCTCTGTCCAAAGACACGGGGGGAATGGAGCGCGACGCAAAGGCCCACGAGGCCCTCGTCTACAAGGTGGACAAGCTGCGCGACATCGCCCTGTTGAAGATCAAGGACCCGCCAAAGAAGCTGCCCTATGTGAAGCTGGCCAAGGACAAGCCGGTGCCGGGAGACCAAGTCGTTTCCCTGGGGCACGCAGGGGCCGGCATGTTGTGGGCGATCAAAGCGGGTCAGGTGTCTGCCCTCGGCAAGCTCTCGGAGCACTTGGCGACACTGGCGAGCTTCAGTGATGACGACAAGGAAGTGGAGCAGCGCTTCAAGCAATACCTCGACAAGCAGAACTTGGGACTCGTCATCCAGTCTAGCTGCGAGATCTTGCCGGGTGACAGCGGTGGCCCCTTGGTGAACAGCCAAGGCGAGCTGGTTGGGCTGAACGCGTTCTCCAACAAGGACGGAAAGACCGGTGGGTTGCTCAGCTTTCATGTCCACCTGGACGAAGTGAAGAAGTTCTCCGCGGCCTATCCTCCCAAGCCAGAGCGACTGCTGCCTGACCCATGGCGCGAAGGCGGTGGCGACGTTGCGCTGGATGATGTGGACTTCGACGGTAACGTCGACACCATGGTGCTGCACGGCCGGCAACCCTGTGTGTTTTGCCCCAGGGAAAGCGAAGCCGTCTTCGTGGACCTCGACGAGGACAGCTTCAAGGGCAAGTCGAAGCTACCCAAGGTAGAAGACATCTACGAGAAGCAGGCCTTCGACGCCGAGCTGATGTACCTGCGGGTGAGGTCGAACAGCTTCATTTGGTATGACACCGACAACGACGGCCGCTTCGACCTCTTGCTCTACGATGAGGGGACGAACGGCGGAATCGATGCCGCCTACGACATCGACAAGGACGGCGATCTGAAGTCTGCTGGTGTGAAGCGCCTGGGGCGCGCGGTGCGCGGCTCGGCGTTTGGTGACCGCGGTCTCGCAGAGCGGATGTTGCGTATCGCGGGCATCGTCTTCCCCTCGAGCTTCATCGAGAGCGGCGGAGCCTCTGAATCTCAGCTGCCCGACCCGATGGGAAACACAGGCTCGGGCACCCGGGGCGATCTGAACGATGACGGGACGCCGGACGCAGTGCTGCTGTCCAGTCCGTTCTCTGCGCGCCTGCTGGTAGACGTGGATGGCAACGTTGCCCCACGCCTCTCGCCTTCCCCAACCGTGGAAGAGCTGCGCTCGCCGAGCATCACTGCAGACTTCGAGCTAGCGGTGGTGAGCCAGGGCGATGAGCTGTGGGCTTGGTACGACACGGACAACGATGGCCGCCATGACTTGGTGCTCCATTCACCCGGGTCGCGCGTCTACGTCGCCGCTTCCGCATGGAAGATAGGTGCGAGCGGCGGTCGCACGCCGGCTCCAGAGCACGTTGGTCGCAAGTTGATCCGACCGGCGCTCCTGCAGTCTCCCGGTTTGCGTTCACAGTTCGAGTCGATGGTCCAGAAGGGGTTACTGGGCATTCTCTCAGCGAAGGGTGGAGACGGAATCGAGTCGTTCCCCGATCCGATCAGCGACCACCGTGGCGCAGGGATGTCCTTGCTCGACATCAAGGGCGCCAGCAAGACCGCAATCGCTGTCAACGGTCAGGGGAGCGATGGCTACCTGTTGGACCTGGACGAGAGCACCTTCCGTTCAACTGCGCGAAAGAAGATCGACATCGATAAGGCGATCAAAGACAAGAAGCTCGACCTCGAGCTCGCGTACTTCCAGCGCAACGGCTACGCCTGGTGTTTCTACGACACCAAGAACAAGGGCTTCTACGACCTCGTCCTCTACACTTCGAATCCGCGCGGAGGTAAAGTCGAGCAGGCGTTTCGCGTAGAGAAGGGTGGCGCGGCCACGCTTGATGCCACCCTGGTGGGCAAACCGCTGGTCCAGCCAGGCTTGCTGACTGGCCGTTCGAAGTCGCGCCTCAAGAAAGTCGCGCCCGAGATCTTCTCGAGTTCCATGATCGGGGAGTGA
- a CDS encoding serine/threonine protein kinase yields MGNFSRTFAKYRLLARLGHGGMADVYLSVSSGPGGFNKLQVLKVLRPHLTEQPEFLQMFQDEGRLAARLNHPNIVQTNEIGAEGQRFFIAMEYLDGQPLHRVKARARESAAGFPLEMELFVLCQVLEGLEYAHGLKDYDGTPLNIVHRDVTPQNVFVTYAGQTKLVDFGIAKTLESTETQSGVLKGKVAYMAPEQALRDGLDHRADLFSVGVMLWEAVANRRMYNTRAEVEILHKLIQGEIPKIRDVVPDLPLQLEQVIERALALKPEHRYQDAASFRADLFAFLEAFRKISGRDVGERVSELFSEERTEIGEVIRHEMTDVTGPDAMPTSPETMELPSLRGSSLAGYATPSSRGSSLVDVQAPVNLPLESPPEPAGKRWLFPALAGVLLLGVAGLAMFAFTRGNEEALDPAAASSDLATKSTPAAAGSVKVHIEVSPPEAKLTLDGVALKDNPYESKYSRDENVHKLEISAPGYAKRELDLRWDRDVDLRLELAKQSEGAPPEEPETPAAGQVRTPRVGQGTAKPAETQSGDPFGDLPPVKKPKPKAPTLDKTDPWE; encoded by the coding sequence ATGGGGAACTTCAGTCGCACCTTCGCTAAGTACCGTTTGCTGGCGCGCCTTGGGCACGGCGGGATGGCGGACGTGTACCTGTCGGTGTCGAGTGGACCCGGTGGCTTCAACAAGCTGCAGGTCCTCAAGGTGTTGCGTCCCCACCTGACGGAACAACCAGAATTCTTGCAGATGTTCCAGGATGAGGGACGTCTTGCCGCCAGGTTGAACCACCCGAACATCGTTCAGACGAACGAGATTGGTGCCGAGGGCCAGCGCTTCTTCATCGCGATGGAGTACCTGGATGGGCAGCCACTGCATCGAGTCAAGGCTCGGGCCCGGGAGTCTGCTGCCGGTTTCCCTCTGGAAATGGAGTTGTTCGTTCTCTGCCAGGTCCTCGAAGGGTTGGAGTACGCCCACGGCTTGAAGGACTACGACGGGACGCCGCTAAACATCGTCCACCGCGACGTCACCCCGCAGAACGTCTTCGTGACGTATGCCGGCCAGACCAAGCTCGTTGATTTCGGAATCGCTAAGACGCTCGAGTCGACGGAGACTCAGTCGGGGGTCTTGAAGGGCAAGGTCGCGTACATGGCCCCCGAGCAGGCCCTGCGCGACGGCTTGGACCATCGTGCAGACTTGTTCAGCGTTGGCGTGATGCTGTGGGAGGCCGTGGCCAATCGGCGCATGTATAACACGCGCGCGGAGGTCGAGATCCTCCACAAGCTCATCCAGGGAGAGATCCCCAAGATCCGTGACGTTGTCCCAGATCTGCCGCTGCAGCTCGAGCAAGTGATCGAACGCGCTCTCGCGCTCAAGCCCGAGCACAGGTATCAGGACGCGGCCTCATTCCGTGCGGATTTGTTCGCCTTCCTGGAAGCCTTCCGCAAGATCAGCGGGCGTGATGTGGGTGAGCGTGTCAGCGAGCTGTTCTCCGAAGAGCGCACGGAGATCGGCGAGGTCATCCGGCACGAGATGACAGACGTCACGGGACCCGACGCGATGCCAACGAGTCCGGAAACCATGGAGCTCCCGAGCTTGCGTGGCTCCTCGCTGGCGGGGTACGCCACGCCCTCCTCGCGTGGGTCAAGCCTCGTGGACGTACAGGCGCCGGTGAACCTGCCGCTGGAGAGCCCGCCAGAGCCCGCGGGAAAACGCTGGCTGTTCCCAGCGTTGGCTGGAGTGTTGCTGTTAGGGGTCGCCGGGTTGGCGATGTTCGCGTTTACGCGCGGAAACGAAGAGGCGCTCGACCCAGCTGCTGCCTCCAGCGATTTGGCGACTAAATCGACTCCGGCAGCTGCCGGCTCAGTCAAGGTCCACATCGAAGTAAGCCCCCCAGAGGCGAAGCTCACTCTCGACGGCGTGGCTCTCAAGGACAACCCTTATGAGTCCAAGTACTCGCGTGATGAGAACGTGCACAAGCTCGAGATCAGCGCGCCAGGCTACGCGAAGCGGGAGCTGGATTTGCGATGGGATCGCGACGTCGATCTGCGGCTCGAGCTAGCCAAGCAGTCGGAAGGCGCACCGCCTGAGGAACCAGAGACCCCTGCGGCTGGGCAGGTTAGGACACCCCGCGTCGGCCAAGGTACGGCGAAGCCCGCCGAGACCCAATCGGGTGATCCCTTTGGCGATCTTCCGCCCGTGAAGAAGCCGAAACCCAAGGCCCCGACGCTGGATAAGACCGATCCCTGGGAGTAG
- a CDS encoding tetratricopeptide repeat protein, translating to MRRIRGLLLSGLLASVVLGFGGSAFGADPDTEARERYERAIKLYEDADFDGALVELERAYKLRPSYKLLYNIARVRFALNDYAAALKAYRQYLAEGGDKLPASRKDEVQTEIKKLERRVAKLKVEVDVDGAEIYVDDALVGTSPMTEPVLVNAGLRRIAVRHPEYSQQGRKVSIAGGDEEALSIQLKSAKPSTTAAPPPQPGGPTPPPPTPGPSEEVVDEGGSPWFGWVLTGVFAATAATTGVIALSANGSLADKRDSAGASADDLDTEAKRVRTLAIVTDVMIAATVITGGITLWLSMDDDSDPAADAGMAHRRRGTSTQLGLGPNGVSLRMQF from the coding sequence ATGAGACGCATCAGGGGGTTGCTGCTGAGCGGCTTGCTCGCTTCAGTAGTTCTTGGCTTTGGGGGAAGTGCGTTCGGCGCCGACCCAGACACGGAAGCGCGAGAGCGCTACGAGCGAGCGATCAAGCTTTACGAAGACGCGGATTTCGACGGCGCGTTGGTGGAACTCGAGCGCGCATACAAGCTGCGCCCCAGTTACAAGCTGCTCTACAACATCGCCCGCGTGCGTTTCGCCTTGAATGACTACGCTGCGGCGTTGAAGGCCTACCGTCAGTACTTGGCCGAGGGTGGAGACAAGCTTCCGGCTTCCCGTAAGGACGAGGTCCAAACCGAGATCAAGAAGCTCGAACGCCGCGTGGCCAAGTTGAAGGTGGAAGTCGACGTGGACGGCGCCGAGATCTACGTGGACGACGCACTGGTCGGAACCAGTCCGATGACCGAGCCGGTGCTGGTCAACGCTGGACTCCGGCGTATTGCCGTGCGGCACCCGGAGTACTCTCAACAGGGACGGAAAGTCAGCATCGCCGGAGGTGATGAGGAGGCGCTGTCGATTCAGCTGAAGAGCGCGAAGCCATCCACGACTGCCGCTCCGCCCCCCCAGCCTGGCGGGCCCACGCCTCCGCCCCCCACGCCTGGGCCTTCGGAGGAGGTTGTGGACGAAGGCGGGAGCCCGTGGTTCGGCTGGGTGCTGACCGGCGTTTTCGCCGCAACGGCGGCGACCACCGGGGTGATCGCACTCTCTGCCAACGGCTCGCTTGCGGACAAGCGCGACTCCGCTGGCGCGTCCGCAGACGACCTGGACACCGAAGCCAAGCGCGTGCGTACCCTGGCGATAGTGACGGATGTGATGATCGCAGCGACGGTGATCACTGGCGGTATCACGCTCTGGCTCTCGATGGACGACGACTCGGATCCCGCCGCGGACGCCGGCATGGCGCATCGTCGTCGCGGTACGAGCACGCAGCTCGGGCTTGGTCCAAATGGCGTTTCCTTGCGGATGCAGTTTTGA